GCTGGTGTGGGTGTGGGCGCTGGCCCGGGGGCGGATTCTGTAGTGTCCACACCGCTAAGCCATTGCCCTGTGATTGACTCCTTGTTCGCTATGACTTGCTCTGGAGTGCCTGCAGCTAGAAGGCTCCCTCCATGACTCCCCGCCCCGGGGCCGATGTCAATGAGCCAATCCGCAGCTCGTATGGTATCTTCGTCGTGCTCAACGACCACCACCGTATTCCCAATGTCTCGAAGCCGTAACAACGCTTGAATCAAGCGTCTGTTATCCGCTGGGTGGAGTCCGATGCTGGGTTCATCCAATACGTAGATGACCCCTGAGAGCCCGGCCCCTATCTGGGTGGCGAGCCTGATGCGCTGACTCTCACCGCCCGACAAGCTGTTGCTCGGGCGATTGAGGTTGAGATAAGAAAGCCCCACTTCATCGAGAAACTCCAAACGCCGCAATATTTCATGCATTACGCCCTGGAGAGCTTCCCCTTTGTTTCCTGGAAGCTCTTGTCCCTTTAAGACACCCAATGCGTCCTCTACCGATAACGAACACAGCTCATGGATATTCAGGCCTTTCTGACGGTCGACCTTGGACTCCGGGTCGGGGAGCCGGACGGCCAAAATTTCAGGTTTTAGCCGTTGCCCGGCACAGCACGGGCATTGCTTAGCTCTCATGAAGCGGTTCATGCTCTTCCGCACCGCGTTGCTTTTACTTTCGCGGGCAAAGCGTTCAACCGTGTGACATAAGCCTTCAAAAGCTTTTCGGTGTGGGAGCTTGTAACCCTCTTTTTCCCACATCGTTTGAATTTCCTTTTCTCCCGTGCCATAAAAGAGCGCCCGCTTGAAATGTTCTGGGAGCGAGGAAAATGGAGCCTCGACATTCGCTCCCAGGGTTTCGGCCAAAGCTTGGATTTTCTTTCCCTGCCAGGATTGCTTTTTTTTGCTGCCTTTCCAAATAGCCACAGCCCCTCCGGTAATGGACTTCGTAGGATCCGGCACGATCAGCCCGGGGTCACAGGACAGTTCCGTCCCCAATCCATGACAATGGGGGCAAGCCCCCACTCTCGAGTTAAAGGAAAAATGCTTCGGGGAAATTTCTGGCATTTCAAAGCCGGTTTCCGGGTTTCGGTAACTGGTCATGAAGACCTGATCACTCCATGAATTGTCACCTGGCCGCATCACGGATGCGATGAGCTGGCTACCACACATCCTAAGCGAGGCTTCCACGGAGTCAGCAAGCCTGCTTTCCACCCCTTCCCTGATTGCCAAGCGATCGACCACCACCTCGAACTGGTGAATTGAAACAGCTTCATCATGATGGATTTCATCTAACTCATGAACTTCTCCATTGATACGAACTCTCACGTAACCTTGTTTTTGCAGGGACGTCTTCAAGCTGGAAAAATCTCCCGTCTCGCTAAGCGGGACCGACGCCAGAAGCATGAGTTTGCTTTTCTCCGGCAGGCGGCTCAGGGAGCGAACAATCTCAAGACTTGTCAGCTTTTCGAGTCGCTGCCCTGTTGCAGGGTCATGAGGCACTCCAACCGCAGAAAAAAGAACTCGCAAATAGTCATAAATTTCGGTTGATGTGGCGATCGTAGATCTGGGATTACTTACCCCATTGCGTTGATCAATTGCAATCGCCGGACTAAGCCCCTCAATGGAATCGACATCCGGCTTATCGAATTGATCAAGAAACTGCCGAGCATAGGAACTCAAACTCTCGACATAGCGCCGTTGCCCTTCGGCGTAGAGTGTATGGAACGCCAAGGACGATTTACCACTTCCACTGGGGCCGGTGATCACCGTCAGTTTCCCCCGAGGGATCGAGACCTCGATATTTTGCAAATTGTGTTGGCGGGCTCCCTTGATTTGTATCTCGTCCACAAAACAAGCCATAGCCTTGCGTTGGAGAATTTCCAATCATTCTTTCATTTGCATCCTACCTAGCAACTGCTTGTCACCTCATGATCACATGCTTATAATGTGCACTCACCCATGCCAATAGAGACGAACACCTCCAAGTCACTTCTGCATCTCCTTCATCTGATTGTTGTTCTGGCGCTGGCTGCCTGCTCACCCGGATCAAGATTGGCAAAACAACATCCTATCCGCCCGGATGCCCCGGTTGGAACCGAGTCTTTTAAACAAGCAGTATCGGAAGTTGTTGGGGCGGACTGGATCTCAGGAAACAAGGTCACCTCTCTGGTCAATGGTGAGGCCTTTTTTCCGGCGATGCTCGAGTCCATCAAAAACGCAAAACGAACGATCACCTTTGAAACCTACGCCTATATTAATGGCACGGCGGCATACACCTTCACCCAAGCCTTGTGTGAACGCGCGCGCAAGGGGGTGAAAATCCATATGATTCTCGATTCGGTTGGATCGATTGAAATGGGACAGGCAAATATCGATCAACTGCGAACTGCTGGGGTTGAACTTCACTTCTATCACCCCTATTCCATTCTCAGACCCTTGCGTTACAATACCAGAGATCATCGTAAAATCATGGTCGTTGACGGCAAAATTGGCTATATCGGTGGATGTGGTGTGGCGGATGCTTGGACCGGTGATGCCAAAACGCCCAAACATTGGCGTGAAAACCACTACAAGGTGACGGGCCCTGTGGTGGCACAACTGCAACACGCATTCCACGACAACTGGGTTAGAGTAAGCGGTCAAACACTGTCGGGTCCGGCATATTTTCCCAAGCTTCGGCCAACCGGGCCACACCTTGCCCAATGTTTTATTTCAGCCCCCAAGGATAACAACTTTTCCGTTCCTCACCTCTACCGTCAAGTAATTGCATCGGCGCGCCAGCATATCGTTATTGAAAATTCCTATTTCATCCCAGACTCGTCGATCATGGATGAAATCTTTGCAGCCCGCAAACGTGGAGTGAAGGTGGAAGTTCTTGTTCCAGGGGAACATATCGACGCTTGGCCGGTCAGAAGTCTTGCCAGAAGTTATTACGAACGCCTGCTCAGGCACGGCATCACCATCCATGAATACCAACCAACAATGATGCACTGTAAAGTGTTAGTGGTCGATTCCCACTTTGTTTCGATAGGCTCCGCCAATTTCGACCCTCGTTCGATGTATATCAATGATGAGGCCAATTTGAATGTCTTGGACCGTGGGTTTGCACGCCAGCAATTAAAGCTCATCGAGAAGGATAAAAAAGCGTGCAAGGAAATCACGAACCCTCCATCACGATGGAATCCACTCACGCTTCCACGGAGGTTGGTGGCTCAGTTGCTAGCCCCCCAGCTATAACTTGCTGGACCTCGTGCACAAAAAACATCCCTCGATCGAACACGCTCAGCCTGAAGAAAGGTCATGCTCACCGGAAAATAGAAAAAATGACATATTGTGAAAGATTGCTTGATTCGTTTACGTGTGGCGATTTAGTGTCTATTCGTTATGTCTCACTCTTTACCCCCTCACTCCGGCATTCGCACGTTGCTAACCGGACTCTCTCTTCAACTATTGATTATTCTCACCGCTTTTTGTGGAGAAAAAAATGGGCGCCCCTACCTACTGCAGGACGGAGATATTGTGTTTCAGAGTTCGAATGACGTTCAGTCCAAGGCGGTCAAAGCGGCGACTCGGTCACAATGGTCCCACGTTGGACTCGTCTTTTTTCATAATGGCAAGCCATGGGTTCTGGAGGCTGTCCAACCCGTCAAAACGACTCCACTAGCTGATTTTATTGCACGCAGTCCAAAATCATTTCACGCGATGCGATTAAAAGATGCCGCTCAGCACATCAACCGGAAAAGTTCGCAAAAAGCCCGGCAGTATGCACAGCGACAGTTAGGCAAAAACTACGACCCTTATTTCAAGTGGTCCGAGGATCAAATGTATTGCTCCGAGCTTGTATGGAAAATCTACAAATACGCAACTGGCATTGAGCTATGCAAAACGCGCCCCATGAGTTCCTACAATTTCCACCACCCAGATGTGCAACCAATTATCAAACAGCGCTATGGCTCAATAAGTCAATTACCTCTTAATGAAGCCATGGTTGCCCCGTCTGACCTCGCTGAATCCCCCCTGCTTATGGAGGTTCCCCGGTTGAATGCCAAGATTTCAAAAAACTAACGGCAGCTATAAAGTCTAGGCTATTTTACCATCGCCAATCACGGTTTTCCTTCTATCTTCGGCTGCGTGATGCCCAAATACCCATCAGACTTTCAACGCAAAACACTGTGGAACGCCCTGACTGGGCTGGCAATCCTTGTTATCGGACTGCTCTTGTCGTGCCTTATTTGGATAACCGGCAAAGTATTCGGAGTTCTCCAACCTGTGCTTGTCCCATTGGTTGTCGCCGGTATCGTGGCCTACCTACTCGACCCTCTCGTTTCTTGGTTCCAAAAAAAGGGTCTATCTCGACTGAAGTCCGTGATTGTTGTCTTTGCATCATTTCTCATCCTGATTGGGGTCATGGCCTGGCTTGTTGTCCCCCCTATCGTTTCCCAGGTAAGCAACGAACAAAAACGCAATGAGTTGATTGAGAACACCGGAGCTGCACTTGTAAAAATCAAAGAAGTCCCCTGGGTTCACCACTGGCTGGAAAAGGCTGAAACCCAAAAGGCTCAAAATGCCCTCGACCAGGCCAATGGCGAGAACCCTCCTGCCGAGCCTGAAGCCTCTGCCGAACTGCAGTCGGATCATGGGGTTCCCTTTATGGAAACCCGAATGGCCGCGCTACTTCCTGACAACATCGTTGCGACCTCAGCAGGTTGGGTTAAAGGAGGTACAAGCAAAGTGCTTGGTTTTCTGGGGCTTGTCCTGGGATTCGCCATGATGCCGATTTACCTCTACTATTTTCTGAAGGAAAGTTCCGGAATCAAAGCCCACTGGCACGAATACGTGCCACTCAAGGCGTCTCATTTTAAAACCGAAGTGGTTGACACTTTGAGCGAAATCAACGGCTACCTCATTTCCTTTTTCCGAGGGCAATTGCTCGTCGCGGTGATTGACGGCATGCTCGTTGGGATCGCCCTTTGGCTGTTCGGCTTACCATACGGACTGGTCATTGGTCTCTTTATGGCCTTTGTCGGCGTTATCCCCTACATCGGCAATATCCTTTGTCTGATTCCAGCATGCATTATTGCCTATGTGCATTTTGGACAGGAAAGTAATCAGTTTTTCCTCGGGCATAATCCATGGATTTATGTGGCCTCTGTGTGTGCGATTTTCTTTATCGTGCAGCAGATCAACTCATTGGTCACGGCTCCGAAAATTGTCGGGGATTCGGTTGGTCTCCACCCGATGACCGTTATATTTTCGATGCTTTTCTGGTCGATTCTCCTTGGAGGCTTTATCGGAGCGCTTCTTGCCGTTCCGCTGACAGCCGCGGTGAAGGTTTTATTCCGACGCTATATCTGGGAGCGGCGTATTCAGGAGTCTCCGCTAGGCGGAACCCCGCAGAAACCAGACGATGCCGAGGAAGTGAGTGCTTAAATCCCACTTGATCTCATAGATTATGGGCGGTGGAAGTTTTTATCAGGTTCTTTTTTTAAGGAAGAAATCGGGTCTGTTACGCTCACACACCAACAAGTCTGATGGCTTATGCCCACCGCTAAGCACGATTGAACAACCTTCAACAACCATGATTCACCGCTCGCCACTCGCTCAACTTCGTTACCTCGCCTCGATCTTTGCACTTGCGGCACTTTGTATTCTGCCAGTTTCAGCACAGTTCGATCCCTTCTCTGATGGCTTAGAGGAAAAGGAAAAAACCGAGGCGGCCTTGATTTCGGAAGTCAGCAAAGTAGCCCCAGGAGAACGGTTTTTCCTCGGAGTTCGCCTGAAACATAGCGAAGGCTGGCATTCTTACTTCAAAAACCCGGGAGGTCCGGGGCTTCCTTTGGAATTTGACTGGAAACTGCCCGAGGGGTTCAGCTTGGTAAAACTGCATTGGCCGACCCCCCATTTATACAGCAGCGCGGGAATCCAGTTTTATGTCTACGAAGGTGAATACACCCTGCTTGCTGAAATTCAGGCACCGGCAAATACTCAGGCTGGCAAGGAGATCCGTGTAGGTGTTAGCCCAACCTGGCAGCTTTGCGACGACAAAGGGTGTGATCCGCCTCAGTCAAAAGACTTGGAAATTACAATTCCACTGGCTGAAACCACAGAGAAGGATGCCGAGCAGGTTGCCTTTTTTAAAAAGGCGAGAGAAGCGCTTCCAGTCAAAAATATCCCATGGGAGCTATCGGTAAGTGAACAAGGCGGCTCCTATATTTTCGAACTCACCCCGAATACCGAAACGCCTCAAGAGCTTACCGACCTTTATTTTATTAGCTCTGATCAACAAAGTAACGGATCCAGCGCTCAAAAATTGACGAAAAATGACGATGGGACCTACACCCTGACGGCGAGCAAGGCGAAAGAAACCGGCAATGGTGCCGAAGTCATCCACCACCCTCATTTATCAGGTATTCTCTACAATGATGCAGGGTGGAATGGTGCGGCGAAAGGATTCATCGTCGATGAACTTGAGATAACCAAAAAACCACTGGAAGCCGCAGGTATTGGAAAGTTGCTGGGGATTCTCGGAGGAATGCTGATCGGCGGACTAATCTTAAACCTGATGCCCTGTGTGTTCCCTGTCATCGGGTTGAAAATCATGGGCTTTGCCCAGCAGGCTGGCGAAGCCAAAAGCAAAGTGGTCTTGCATGGTGTCGCTTTTGCCGCCGGCGTCTTGATTTCCTTCTGGGTGATCGCAGGTCTCCTGCTCTCACTGCGCAATAAGGCACTGGATGGCTCGGGTGAAGATGTTGGTTGGGGGTACCAACTACAAAACCCCTTCGTCGTTCTGACTATTTTGCTGCTGATGTTCATTCTGGCACTCAATATGTTCGGGGTCTTTGAAATTGGCACCAGTGCCACAGGCGTAGGTGGAAAGCTTCAAAGCAAGCAAGGGCTGCAGGGCTCTTTTTTCAGTGGTGTTTTGGCCACGGTCGTAGCGACCCCATGTTCGGCTCCCTTTCTCGGGGCAGCCATTGGGGCAGCCTTCGCGCTACCGAATGTCCAATTCATGCTATCATTTACGGCCATGGCACTTGGTCTAGCTCTCCCCTACCTCTTTTTATCCATCTTCCCCCACTTGGTGGAAAAACTGCCCCGCCCCGGCCCGTGGATGGAAAGCTTCAAGCAGGGAATGTCTTTTTTACTCTTTGCCACTGCTGGCTACCTGCTCTGGATCTATGTGGCGCAAACCGGCATGGACTACATGCTGAATGTTGTGCTTGGCCTGAGCATCATCGCCATGGCCCTGTGGGTTTACGGTCGATGGAACTTACCGCACAAGAGCGGCAAAGCGCGGAATATTGCCCGGGGGCTGACACTCGCAGGTTTGGCTCTTGGTCTCTTTGCCTGCTGGCCTCCGGACACCAGTAATAAGATCAAATGGGAGAAGTGGAGTGAAGCCAAAGTGGAACAACTCTTGGAAAACGACACCCCGGTATTTGTCGATTTCACAGCCACTTGGTGTGCCACCTGCCAAGTGAATAAAAAAACAGCCTACACCGATGAGGTCGTCGATCTCTTCAAACGTTATGGGGTGGTTGCCTTGAAGGCAGACAAAACAAGCCCGGACCCGGAAATTGAGAAGAAACTACAGGAGCTTGGCCGCACCGCCATCCCCGTCAATGTTCTCTACATCCCTGGGGTGGAGGAACCGATCATCACTCCTGAAATTCTGACGCCCGACTATATGAAGCGTTTGATCACCGAGAATCTGGAAAAGCCTGACAGCGCTGAATAAACCGTTGCAGCGGATGCCAGATCAAGGGCGAACTCATGATCAGAAGACGAGCTCTCCACGGCGCCGGATGAGCTTAAAGAGAAAGCAGCGCATGCCTCTGCTTTTTTCTCGTTCCCTGTGGTGTAGATTCGGTGTCATGGTTCTTGACTCCACCGGTCCTCCCCTCTAGCTTGCCGCACCTCGGACGCGCCATGGTGCGGTTCCCGATGCCCATTTTTAACCGATACCCATCATTTCATTATGAACATCACTGTCGAAAAACAACCAGAATGCACAGCCACCCTGCGTGCGGAATTCCCAGCTGACCACGTCTCATCCGAGCGTAAAAAAATCGTCAAAGGTTATGCTAGCCAAGCCAAGATCCCCGGATTCCGTCCCGGCAAAACTCCCGTTTCCGTGATCGAGAAGCGCTTTGGTGATGCAATCAAAGAAGAGCTTGAATCCCGACTGATCAACGATGCTTGCTCCGGTGCAGTCAAACAGGAAGAAGACCTGAAGGTGCTTCAGTTTAAAAACCCTGAGTCCATCAACCACAATGATGACGGAACCTTTGCTTTTGTGATGCCTCTTATTCTCGCTCCCACTTTTGAGCTTCCGGAATATAAAGGAATCGAAGTCAAGCTTGCTTCAGCCGAAGCAAGCGAAGAAGAAATTCAGCGCGAACTCGATGGAGTGCTTGAGCGTTATGCGGATTACAAGGAGATTGAAGATCGGCCGTTACAGACCGACGACATCGCCGTAATCGACTTCACTTCCACACTGGAAGGCAAGCCTCTTGAGGAAGCGCTCGGAAAACCTGCAGGTATCCTTGGTGGCAAGGAAGATTACTGGGTCCGCATTCAGGAAGACGCCTTTTTGCCAGGCTTCAGCGAACAGCTTGAAGGTGCCTCCATCGGCGACTCACGTGAAGTTACCTGTGCCGTGGGCGACGACTTCCCCTTGGAAGATATTCAGGGTAAAGAGCTTGTCTTTGCTGTCACCGTCAAAGGCATCAAGGAGCAAAACCTACCTGAACTGGACGATGCTTTTGTTGCCGACACCCTGCAATTTGGTGAAGGCAAAACTGTGGATGACCTCAAGGAGCTCATCTCTGATCAGGTGAAGATGCAAAAAGAACGCCAGATCGAAGAAAGCAAGGTCAACCAAATCGTCGAGCAACTGATCGAACGTGTGGACTTCGAACTGCCCCAAGAGTTGGTCACAGCCGAAGCTCAGGGCAGCGCCGATGACATGGTCGCCCGTGGCGCCCAGGCTGGTCTGAGTGATGAAGAAATTGAAGCACAACAAGCTGATATTATCGCCACCGCTCAAATCCAGGCACGCAACAATCTCAAGACGAACTTTATCCTACAGGAAATTGCAGCCGCAGAAGACATCAGTGTCAGCGAGCAAGACCTGCTCCAGAGAATCTCCGCCATGGCCCAGCAAGAGAAGAAGCCCGTCAAGTCCTTCATCCGCGAGTTGCAGAAGTCAGGTCGCATCAACGGTCTGCAAAATTCAATGCTGATAGGAAAAGCAATCGACTTCCTGGTGGAAAATGCTCAGATTGAAGAACTGGCGAACGAAGAAGAAGCTGAGGCTTAATCAGCCGGTTTTTTCCTTTGTCCCGGTCATTCACCATTTATCCATTAACTCATTTGCAACTATCCATGGATTCAAATCCTCAAAACAACTACTACATCCCCACCGTCATCGAGTCCGATGGCCGTGGGGAACGCGCCTTTGATATCTACTCCCGCCTGCTAAAGGATAGGATCATTTTCATTGGCACCGGCATCGATGATGGCGTCGCGAACTCCGTGATCGCCCAATTGCTGTTCCTGCAGATGCAGGATCCCAAAAAAGATATTCATATCTACATCAACTCCCCAGGTGGCTCGGTGACAGCAGGACTTGCTATTTACGACACCATGCAATTCCTGACCTGCGATGTGAACACCTACTGTATCGGTATCGCAGCATCCATGGGAGCCGTTTTGTTGACTGCCGGGACCAATGGTAAACGCTTCTGCCTGCCAAATTCCCACGTCATGATTCACCAGGTGTCCGGTGGAGCCCAGGGAACGGCAGCGGATGTCGAGCGAACCTTCGGATTCATGATTGATCTGAAAAAGCGTCTCAACACCATCCTTTCGAAGCATACCGGCAAAACCGAGAAGCAAATTGAAAAAGATGCCGATCGAGATAATTACATGTCCGGCAAGGAAGCTACAGCCTATGGCTTAGTAGATAAGGTGCTGGAAAATCGCAAGGAACTCCCCGACGGAGCATCCTCCGATGACGCAAAAAAGTAAGACAAACGCTCTGATTTAAGCTATCATCGGGGTGTCCGGCAGAATCCATCTGTCTGACACCCCGTTTTTTGGCAAAGTCCATTTCTGGATGTTCAAAAGTCATTTCCCCGCCGCACACATTTCAACATCGATCTCCCTACACCTCGCCCAATCTATTCTTCATCAAACTCATCATGGCACGTTCAACCAATCTCACCATGTGCTCCTTCTGTGGCAAAAGTCACTCAGAAGTGAAAAAGCTAATTGCCGGCCCCGCTGTTTATATCTGTAACGAATGCATCGAAGTTTGTTCTTCGATCATGGAAAAAGAACTCAGCCAAGCCAAAAGCTCCTTTCCTGAGGCTAGTATTGACCAAAATACCATCCTGACCCCCGCCGAGATCTCCGCCAAGCTCGACGATCATGTCATCGGTCAGGAAACAGCCAAAAAAGTCCTTTCCGTCGCTGTCTACAATCATTACATGCGACTCGGACAAGGGCAAATCGACACCGCTCCCGAATTCTCAGAGGTCGACATCGAAAAATCCAATATTCTGATGCTTGGGCCAACCGGATCAGGCAAAACTCTGCTGGCCCGCACTCTGGCAAAGGTGCTCGATGTTCCCTTTACCATCGTAGACGCCACCACCCTCACGGAGGCTGGTTATGTAGGCGATGACGTAGAAAACATCATCCTGCGCCTACTTCAAACAGCTGACTTTGATGTCGAAAGAGCTGAGCGAGGTATTATCTACGTTGATGAAATCGATAAAATCGGTCGAACCACCCAGAATGTTTCCATTACCCGCGATGTCTCGGGTGAAGGCGTTCAGCAAGCGCTGTTGAAAATCCTCGAAGGAACCGTCTGTAACGTCCCGCCACAAGGTGGACGCAAACACCCGCAGCAGGAATATATCCAGGTCAACACCGAGAAGATTCTTTTCGTCTGCGGTGGTGCCTTTGTCGGGATAGACGACATCATCAGCCGTCGACTCGGGAAACACGTTCTCGGATTCCATGAGGAAGGAGAATCCGCAGATCAAGTCAACGACGCTGAGCGTTTGCTCGAAAAAGCAGAGCCTGAGGACCTGCTGCACTTTGGCCTGATCCCGGAATTCATCGGCCGCTTGCCAATTATTTCATCGCTTCGCCAGTTGACGACAGATGAGCTTATCGAGATTCTTACCCAACCAAAGAACGCCTTGATCAAGCAGTATACAAAACTGCTCGCCATGAGCGGAGTGAAACTCAAAGTCACCAAAGACGGATTGCACGCACTCGCAGAAGAAGCCCTGAAACGAGGAACCGGAGCTCGCGCACTGCGGTCTATTTTTGAGAAAATCATGCTCGATGTGATGTATGAAGTCCCCAGCCGGAACAACATCGCCTCAGTCACCATTAACCGTGGCGTCGTCGAAGGTAAACGCGCGCCCATAATGCGTAAAAAACGAGCCGATGCTGCTTAAGTGGGGCGGGCTCGTCTCCCACTTCCTTTTGGCGAATCAAAAAGCCAACAAAAAATTGCCACTCCCGAGCTGGGAATGGCAATTTTTTTATGAGTGTGATCGTTGTCTGACCGATTAGTCGGATGAGGCAACGCGGGTGATTTTCTTTTCTTTGTGAATCTTTAACACGCTAGGCGTGTTGGCAACGGTTTTGATCACCTTGTCATCAAGGACAACCTCTACCGCAATGCCAATAACGTGATCGATCCGGCGACCACCTTCAGAGAAACCGTTCTGGACATAATAGATATCTTTTTGACGACCGTCAAAAAGGCCGGGGAGGTCCAAATCCCCGTCATCGATGCTACATCATCCACCGCCGCCGCCACTTGGGACTGGTGGGGCTGTTCCTTTTTTACTGGCTCGGACAATATCAATCTTGGCCGTTTGTAAGGTGCTGGTGTCCTGACCGTAAATTTTATCAAACACAAGAACACCTTTGGCTACCTGCGGCGTATGCTTGGGACCTCCCGGTTTGAGAGTGCCCACGCAATAATAGTAATGATAACGCAACTCCAATTCCTCAACCGGTGTTTTGCTCCTATTGTAAACCGTGATGTCAAAGTAGGTAGGAACGGCTGAAGTCCGAACCAAACCTTCCTTGCTGCGAATCGACTTTTCCTTAATCTCCTTGAATGAGACGCTGACGTCTTTGCTCACTGCCAAGGTGTCCTGGTTGTCGAGCACGTATTTCTGGTCATCATCAGACAGCAGGTCGATATTGAATCGCTTCTCATTGCCTGAGGCGAGCCTCACTGTGACAACTTTACTCTTACTGTCATAGCCGGTCA
This genomic stretch from Oceaniferula marina harbors:
- the uvrA gene encoding excinuclease ABC subunit UvrA, with the translated sequence MACFVDEIQIKGARQHNLQNIEVSIPRGKLTVITGPSGSGKSSLAFHTLYAEGQRRYVESLSSYARQFLDQFDKPDVDSIEGLSPAIAIDQRNGVSNPRSTIATSTEIYDYLRVLFSAVGVPHDPATGQRLEKLTSLEIVRSLSRLPEKSKLMLLASVPLSETGDFSSLKTSLQKQGYVRVRINGEVHELDEIHHDEAVSIHQFEVVVDRLAIREGVESRLADSVEASLRMCGSQLIASVMRPGDNSWSDQVFMTSYRNPETGFEMPEISPKHFSFNSRVGACPHCHGLGTELSCDPGLIVPDPTKSITGGAVAIWKGSKKKQSWQGKKIQALAETLGANVEAPFSSLPEHFKRALFYGTGEKEIQTMWEKEGYKLPHRKAFEGLCHTVERFARESKSNAVRKSMNRFMRAKQCPCCAGQRLKPEILAVRLPDPESKVDRQKGLNIHELCSLSVEDALGVLKGQELPGNKGEALQGVMHEILRRLEFLDEVGLSYLNLNRPSNSLSGGESQRIRLATQIGAGLSGVIYVLDEPSIGLHPADNRRLIQALLRLRDIGNTVVVVEHDEDTIRAADWLIDIGPGAGSHGGSLLAAGTPEQVIANKESITGQWLSGVDTTESAPGPAPTPTPAPTGELIIRGAREHNLAGMDVSIPLGMMVLVTGVSGSGKSTLIDHILRRALARYFYHSNVQPGEHESIEGLESLDKMIVVDQKPLGRSPRSNPATYTGAFDLIRGLFAKLPLSRQRGYQAGRFSFNMKGGRCEKCQGDGQIRIDMHFLSDAYVTCDACSGKRYNRETLEVTYKGRNIAEILEMTAEEASSFFDPVPKLKRILQALCDVGLGYVHLGQAANSLSGGEAQRVKIADELSKPNQGHCLYLLDEPTTGLHYNDVRILLKVLKRLRDDGNSLVIVEHNLDVIRSADWVIDLGPGGGKHGGQVVGAGTPDDLAQMPASRTGAWLKSGSTT
- a CDS encoding phospholipase D-like domain-containing protein — encoded protein: MPIETNTSKSLLHLLHLIVVLALAACSPGSRLAKQHPIRPDAPVGTESFKQAVSEVVGADWISGNKVTSLVNGEAFFPAMLESIKNAKRTITFETYAYINGTAAYTFTQALCERARKGVKIHMILDSVGSIEMGQANIDQLRTAGVELHFYHPYSILRPLRYNTRDHRKIMVVDGKIGYIGGCGVADAWTGDAKTPKHWRENHYKVTGPVVAQLQHAFHDNWVRVSGQTLSGPAYFPKLRPTGPHLAQCFISAPKDNNFSVPHLYRQVIASARQHIVIENSYFIPDSSIMDEIFAARKRGVKVEVLVPGEHIDAWPVRSLARSYYERLLRHGITIHEYQPTMMHCKVLVVDSHFVSIGSANFDPRSMYINDEANLNVLDRGFARQQLKLIEKDKKACKEITNPPSRWNPLTLPRRLVAQLLAPQL
- a CDS encoding YiiX family permuted papain-like enzyme yields the protein MSHSLPPHSGIRTLLTGLSLQLLIILTAFCGEKNGRPYLLQDGDIVFQSSNDVQSKAVKAATRSQWSHVGLVFFHNGKPWVLEAVQPVKTTPLADFIARSPKSFHAMRLKDAAQHINRKSSQKARQYAQRQLGKNYDPYFKWSEDQMYCSELVWKIYKYATGIELCKTRPMSSYNFHHPDVQPIIKQRYGSISQLPLNEAMVAPSDLAESPLLMEVPRLNAKISKN
- a CDS encoding AI-2E family transporter — translated: MPKYPSDFQRKTLWNALTGLAILVIGLLLSCLIWITGKVFGVLQPVLVPLVVAGIVAYLLDPLVSWFQKKGLSRLKSVIVVFASFLILIGVMAWLVVPPIVSQVSNEQKRNELIENTGAALVKIKEVPWVHHWLEKAETQKAQNALDQANGENPPAEPEASAELQSDHGVPFMETRMAALLPDNIVATSAGWVKGGTSKVLGFLGLVLGFAMMPIYLYYFLKESSGIKAHWHEYVPLKASHFKTEVVDTLSEINGYLISFFRGQLLVAVIDGMLVGIALWLFGLPYGLVIGLFMAFVGVIPYIGNILCLIPACIIAYVHFGQESNQFFLGHNPWIYVASVCAIFFIVQQINSLVTAPKIVGDSVGLHPMTVIFSMLFWSILLGGFIGALLAVPLTAAVKVLFRRYIWERRIQESPLGGTPQKPDDAEEVSA
- a CDS encoding protein-disulfide reductase DsbD family protein; protein product: MIHRSPLAQLRYLASIFALAALCILPVSAQFDPFSDGLEEKEKTEAALISEVSKVAPGERFFLGVRLKHSEGWHSYFKNPGGPGLPLEFDWKLPEGFSLVKLHWPTPHLYSSAGIQFYVYEGEYTLLAEIQAPANTQAGKEIRVGVSPTWQLCDDKGCDPPQSKDLEITIPLAETTEKDAEQVAFFKKAREALPVKNIPWELSVSEQGGSYIFELTPNTETPQELTDLYFISSDQQSNGSSAQKLTKNDDGTYTLTASKAKETGNGAEVIHHPHLSGILYNDAGWNGAAKGFIVDELEITKKPLEAAGIGKLLGILGGMLIGGLILNLMPCVFPVIGLKIMGFAQQAGEAKSKVVLHGVAFAAGVLISFWVIAGLLLSLRNKALDGSGEDVGWGYQLQNPFVVLTILLLMFILALNMFGVFEIGTSATGVGGKLQSKQGLQGSFFSGVLATVVATPCSAPFLGAAIGAAFALPNVQFMLSFTAMALGLALPYLFLSIFPHLVEKLPRPGPWMESFKQGMSFLLFATAGYLLWIYVAQTGMDYMLNVVLGLSIIAMALWVYGRWNLPHKSGKARNIARGLTLAGLALGLFACWPPDTSNKIKWEKWSEAKVEQLLENDTPVFVDFTATWCATCQVNKKTAYTDEVVDLFKRYGVVALKADKTSPDPEIEKKLQELGRTAIPVNVLYIPGVEEPIITPEILTPDYMKRLITENLEKPDSAE
- the tig gene encoding trigger factor, whose amino-acid sequence is MNITVEKQPECTATLRAEFPADHVSSERKKIVKGYASQAKIPGFRPGKTPVSVIEKRFGDAIKEELESRLINDACSGAVKQEEDLKVLQFKNPESINHNDDGTFAFVMPLILAPTFELPEYKGIEVKLASAEASEEEIQRELDGVLERYADYKEIEDRPLQTDDIAVIDFTSTLEGKPLEEALGKPAGILGGKEDYWVRIQEDAFLPGFSEQLEGASIGDSREVTCAVGDDFPLEDIQGKELVFAVTVKGIKEQNLPELDDAFVADTLQFGEGKTVDDLKELISDQVKMQKERQIEESKVNQIVEQLIERVDFELPQELVTAEAQGSADDMVARGAQAGLSDEEIEAQQADIIATAQIQARNNLKTNFILQEIAAAEDISVSEQDLLQRISAMAQQEKKPVKSFIRELQKSGRINGLQNSMLIGKAIDFLVENAQIEELANEEEAEA